Proteins encoded together in one Etheostoma cragini isolate CJK2018 chromosome 11, CSU_Ecrag_1.0, whole genome shotgun sequence window:
- the LOC117953011 gene encoding protocadherin-17-like, with amino-acid sequence MRLSVPIFLLLWVKALTLKNLNYSVPEEQGPGTVIGNIAKDAGYGPMERGKKSNFRVLENSAPHLVDVDPESGLIFTKQRIDRETLCRRNPKCQLSMEVFANDKEICMIKIDIQDINDNSPSFPSDHVNIDISENAAAGTRYPLTIAHDSDSGENGIKTYQVTRDDYNTFSLDLKVRGDGTIYPELVVQRPLDREDQSHHTLLLTAIDGGEYPRSGSMQINVRVTDSNDNSPVFEKSSYVIDILENSPPGKVLIDLNATDQDEGSNGQVVYSFTGYASERIQDLFSIDPNTGVIKVQGEIDYEENPIIEFDVQAKDLGPNPIPGHCKITVKVLDKNDNSPIISFVSVRQGAISEAAPPESVIALVRVTDKDSGRNGQLQCRVLGNVPFRLQENNDNFYTLLTDRPLDREMKDEYNVTIVARDNGIPSLNYTKSFTVKILDENDNAPRFTKTVYVLQVPENNIPGEYLGSVLAHDPDVGRNGTVLYSILPSHIGDVSVYTYVSVNPTNGAIYASRSFNYEQTKSFEFKVQAKDGGSPHMESTSTVRVNVLDVNDNLPVIILPLLQNDTAEIPVPRNVGLGYIVATVKAVDHDHGESGHLTYEITEGNDDHLFEMDPVGGEVRTAHALWEEVAPVVELVVKVTDHGKPPLSAVAKLIIKANTDPAAGGGTSASGEQQHWDVSLPLIVTLCIISVMLLAVMTAIAVKSKHQDKETGNYNCRMVEYSNPPVGKGKKNRINKSDIMLVQSEMEERDSASRMNVVSSPSLITSPICFDYQSPLPLTLPRSEVMYLKTTPNSLTVPRAGCHSSFAGLSTDTPANRMSVIQTENFPSEPNYAGSRQPFVQSSTFKDAERASLRDSGHGDSDQADSDQDTNKGSHCDTSAREALKMKATAVNGQPFEQEQDKSVHCTDECRALGHSDRCWMPKLRVGSQADSADNRTNLFIPVGMDAMVETEIYGTISCSSRKTLSTFGKEQRDSTILVANVKPYLKSQRALSPPLQESPSESSSPTKSSMPLDLANQESKEEREGGSDSSAYGPPDGQCSPLHIELEEPSYLTCELRPKSLSSSFIHSSVISQECGGSDCALDPRDSGN; translated from the exons GATATGGGCCCatggagagggggaaaaaatccaACTTTAGAGTACTGGAGAATTCTGCTCCACATCTGGTGGATGTTGATCCTGAGAGTGGACTAATCTTCACCAAACAAAGGATTGACAGGGAAACGTTATGCAGGCGCAACCCAAAGTGCCAGCTCTCCATGGAGGTGTTTGCCAACGACAAGGAAATATGCATGATCAAGATTGATATACAGGACATAAATGACAACTCGCCCAGTTTTCCTTCAGACCATGTTAATATTGATATTTCAGAAAACGCAGCTGCTGGGACACGCTACCCTCTGACTATTGCACATGACTCAGATTCTGGGGAAAATGGGATAAAAACCTACCAGGTCACGAGAGATgattacaatacattttctttggaTTTAAAAGTGAGAGGTGATGGGACTATATATCCAGAGCTGGTGGTTCAGAGACCTCTGGATAGGGAGGATCAGAGTCATCACACCCTCCTCCTCACAGCAATTGATGGTGGGGAGTATCCAAGATCAGGCTCCATGCAAATCAACGTTAGAGTGACTGATTCGAATGACAATAGCCCAGTTTTTGAAAAATCCTCTTATGTGATTGATATTCTGGAGAATTCACCTCCCGGAAAAGTACTCATAGATTTAAATGCCACTGACCAGGACGAGGGAAGCAATGGGCAGGTGGTGTATTCCTTCACTGGATATGCATCTGAGAGAATCCAAGACTTGTTCTCCATTGACCCCAATACTGGCGTCATCAAGGTCCAAGGAGAGATCGACTATGAGGAAAATCCTATCATAGAGTTTGACGTACAGGCGAAGGATCTCGGACCCAATCCAATACCAGGCCATTGTAAAATTACTGTCAAAGTGCTTGATAAAAATGACAACTCACCAATAATAAGTTTTGTCTCTGTTAGGCAGGGAGCCATCAGTGAGGCAGCACCTCCAGAATCTGTCATAGCGCTAGTGAGAGTAACAGATAAAGACTCTGGCCGTAATGGTCAACTTCAGTGCAGGGTGTTGGGTAATGTACCCTTCAGACTGCAGGAGAACAATGATAATTTTTACACGCTGCTCACAGACAGACCCCTGGACAGGGAAATGAAAGATGAATACAATGTAACAATCGTGGCGAGAGACAATGGGATTCCGTCTTTGAACTACACTAAGTCGTTTACTGTGAAAATATTGGATGAGAATGACAATGCACCACGCTTTACAAAGACAGTGTACGTGCTACAGGTGCCTGAAAACAACATTCCGGGGGAGTATTTGGGCTCCGTTCTGGCCCACGACCCAGATGTAGGACGAAATGGAACAGTGTTGTACTCCATTCTGCCATCACATATAGGAGATGTTTCAGTGTACACCTATGTGTCTGTGAATCCCACCAATGGAGCCATATATGCCTCACGCTCTTTCAATTATGAGCAAACAAAATCCTTTGAGTTCAAAGTTCAGGCTAAAGATGGAGGATCCCCTCACATGGAGAGCACTTCAACCGTCAGGGTCAATGTCCTTGATGTAAACGACAATCTCCCAGTTATTATTTTACCCCTTCTGCAGAATGACACAGCCGAAATTCCAGTGCCCAGAAACGTAGGTCTTGGATACATCGTGGCTACAGTGAAAGCTGTAGACCATGACCATGGAGAAAGTGGCCATTTGACGTATGAGATCACAGAGGGAAATGACGACCACCTGTTTGAGATGGATCCGGTCGGAGGGGAGGTCAGAACTGCTCATGCTCTTTGGGAAGAGGTCGCCCCAGTGGTTGAGCTGGTGGTGAAAGTAACTGACCATGGCAAGCCCCCCTTATCTGCCGTGGCTAAGCTGATCATTAAGGCGAACACAGATCCGGCAGCAGGAGGGGGTACCAGCGCGAGCGGGGAACAGCAGCATTGGGATGTATCCCTGCCCCTCATAGTTACCCTCTGCATTATCTCTGTCATGCTCTTAGCAGTCATGACTGCCATCGCTGTCAAGTCCAAACATCAAGATAAGGAGACTGGGAATTATAACTGCCGCATGGTTGAATACTCCAATCCTCCAGTGGGGAAAGGCAAAAAGAATAGGATCAACAAGAGTGACATCATGCTAGTGCAGAgtgagatggaggagagagattCTGCAAGCAGGATGAATGTGGTGAGCAGTCCTTCTCTCATCACTTCACCAATTTGTTTTGACTACCAGAGCCCTCTGCCGCTCACACTGCccaggtcagaggtcatgtACCTGAAAACCACCCCAAACAGCCTGACGGTCCCCAGGGCAGGTTGCCACTCCAGCTTTGCCGGGCTTAGCACAGACACTCCAGCGAATAGGATGTCGGTGATACAG ACGGAAAATTTCCCCTCAGAGCCCAATTATGCTGGCAGCAGGCAGCCATTTGTTCAAAG CTCAACATTTAAGGATGCAGAACGAGCAAGCCTCCGAGACAGTGGCCATGGTGATAGTGACCAGGCTGATAGTGACCAGGATACTAATAAAGGCTCACACTGCGACACGTCTGCTAGGGAGGCCCTCAAGATGAAAGCAACAGCAGTTAATGGGCAGCCTTTTGAGCAGG AGCAAGACAAATCAGTCCACTGCACCGATGAATGTCGTGCACTGGGACATTCTGACAGATGCTGGATGCCAAAGTTACGGGTAGGAAGCCAAGCAGACAGCGCCGATAATCGCACCAACCTTTTCATCCCTGTGGGAATGGATGCCATGGTAGAGACAGAGATTTATGGCACcatcagctgcagcagcagaaaaacCCTCAGCACGTTTGGAAAGGAACAGCGGGACAGTACAATCCTTGTGGCCAATGTCAAACCTTACTTAAAATCGCAGCGTGCTTTAAGCCCACCGCTACAGGAGAGTCCATCTGAATCCAGTAGTCCAACCAAGAGTAGTATGCCCCTGGACTTGGCCAACCAAGAGTccaaagaagagagggaggggggttcAGACAGCAGTGCCTATGGCCCTCCAGATGGCCAGTGCTCCCCACTGCACATCGAATTGGAGGAGCCCTCCTATCTGACTTGTGAGCTCAGGCCTAAGTCTCTGTCAAGCAGCTTCATTCACAGCTCCGTCATCAGCCAGGAGTGTGGGGGGTCAGATTGTGCTCTCGACCCACGGGACTCTGGTAACTGA